Proteins encoded in a region of the Leishmania panamensis strain MHOM/PA/94/PSC-1 chromosome 7 sequence genome:
- a CDS encoding 40S ribosomal protein S9, putative (TriTrypDB/GeneDB-style sysID: LpmP.07.0730): MRNYNNFNRVWKAPRRPFEKERLDREMKLCGQYGLRCKREIWRVNMTLSKMRRTARLLLTLPENHPRRLLEGSAIMRRCHEYGFLDEEKDKLDYVLSLTVPDILERRLQTIVFKAGLAKSVHHARVLIQQRHIAVAKQIVTIPSFIVRVSSERHIAFADASPFGNGRPGRVKRVRVKAAKRHAAGGGDDE, encoded by the coding sequence ATGCGCAACTACAACAACTTCAACCGCGTGTGGAAGGCGCCGCGCCGTCCGTTCGAGAAGGAGCGCCTCGACCGCGAGATGAAGTTGTGCGGCCAGTACGGTCTGCGCTGCAAGCGTGAGATCTGGCGCGTGAACATGACGCTCTCCAAgatgcgccgcaccgcccgtcttctgctgacgctgccggaGAACCACCCCCGCCGCCTGCTGGAGGGTTCCGCCAtcatgcgccgctgccacgagTATGGCTTCCTcgacgaggagaaggacAAGCTTGATTACGTGCTGTCGCTGACCGTGCCAGACATTCTggagcgccgcctgcagacGATCGTCTTCAAGGCCGGTCTCGCCAAGTCTGTGCACCACGCCCGCGTCCtcatccagcagcgccacatcgccgtcgccaagCAGATTGTGACGATCCCGTCCTTCATCGTGCGCGTGAGCAGCGAGCGCCACATCGCCTTCGCTGATGCCTCGCCGTTCGGCAACGGGCGCCCCGGCCGTGTCaagcgcgtgcgcgtgaAGGCGGCCaagcgccacgccgccggcggtggtgacgacGAGTAA
- a CDS encoding Qa-SNARE protein, putative (TriTrypDB/GeneDB-style sysID: LpmP.07.0720) → MRPGEKVVPDGGNEGKLIEHMKTSVQSSTAATAGLGGVPRSSAVTNMRSGYSSIGSDPAVPPANSIVIPSSTAAQQTRENIERALRMNEATNNSGYATLQSLGKQREVIQNSLSTVDSTHQHLSDSRQVIRDIRMGVYKEWLIKGCVIAFLLLLIVVIIYSKFIRK, encoded by the coding sequence ATGCGCCcaggggagaaggtggtTCCGGATGGCGGCAATGAAGGTAAACTCATTGAACACATGAAGACGTCCGTGCAGTCATCcacggcggcaacggcgggcCTTGGGGGAGTGCCGCGAAGCTCGGCAGTTACGAATATGAGAAGTGGCTACAGCAGCATTGGAAGCGACCCAGCGGTGCCACCGGCTAACTCCATCGTCATTCCCTCCTCTACGGCCGCGCAGCAGACACGCGAGAATATCGAGCGCGCGCTTCGCATGAACGAAGCCACAAACAACTCTGGCTACGCTACTCTGCAGTCGCTGGGGAAGCAGCGTGAGGTCATTCAGAACAGCCTCAGCACGGTGGATTCGACGCACCAGCATCTTAGCGACTCCCGCCAGGTCATACGCGACATCCGCATGGGAGTATATAAGGAGTGGCTCATCAAGGGATGCGTTATTGCGTTCCTACTGCTGCTGATCGTTGTCATTATTTATTCCAAGTTCATTCGAAAGTAA
- a CDS encoding vacuolar-type Ca2+-ATPase, putative (TriTrypDB/GeneDB-style sysID: LpmP.07.0700): MSEMGDHDTLLPLHSATSVSRSYGTYDYDVHEFDRLRKEDIAYSVRQRFSKRSNTLITGGEHFGTGIQESLEDIFARANEAMPLYEKLGRVEGISNTLHTSLTGGVDAATVAARRAFFGRNALPEDPPLTFWAIYKASWEDSMIRLLTVAAIVSLILGLTVPDPGQTEVNYKTGWIEGFAIVCSVVIVTTVSSVNDYRKEQKFHKLTEENSAQPVRVRRGGEETTIDVTEIVVGDVVGLSPGLVVPVDGLYVTGMSVVIDESSVTGENDPKKKSVDAPFILTGTVVNTAESAYMLACAVGERSFGGKLLMESCGAGAPRPTPLQERLNELADLIGRIGLGSAMLLFALLSMMEVLRMLQHEPGTSYLHFLDYFLLCVTIIVVAVPEGLPLAVTIALAYSQSKMHDDNNQVRRLRACETMGNATQICSDKTGTLTQNLMSVVQGYVGMQHFIVKRPGDLLEPVPLSDMRAASLRRLSEGIAVNSSSEKVVSTTDKEGHRVAPYWQWVADRGNKTDNALLDFVDRVAMTEADACDMKSRPHQRTRKACQQRGFTIFPFTSDRKRMSAVVRQEDGTLLHHVKGGSDRILPLCDRYVNETGDEVPMTDEACERIAQQVKKLADMGNRTIGVAYAVLSGTELPEDEPTEALVWLSLLGIQDPLRPEVADAVMKCQAAGVTVRMCTGDNIDTAVAISRQCGIFNPYYGDLAMTGQDFRNLVYDAYGDEERMAKFWPVLDHMTVMARSQPLDKQLLVLMLMTRGEVVAVTGDGTNDAPALRLANVGFVMRSGTDIAVKSADIVLLDDNFRSVQRAVVWGRCVNDNIRKFLQLQLTVNYVSVALTFIGSLMAGGRSSPLTTVQLLWVNLIMDTLAALALATEEPSEECLKRQPIHRKAPLVSRRMHMTIFMAAAYMLGLTLSMQAYGNVLFKAGPLGGIEHSTIVFNVFVLCTLFHMFNCRKLYEEFNVLEGLLSRSPLFIGVITFCFAFQVVAVQVFGDFMKVTSLRSEEWLGCVIVAIGVLVVGFISRLIPVCEPSFEKTFDGSMLDEDAKAVLARVDSAVTKAQATTEEYKEGIYLDKARRLRARALWNEARHHHLHVSRIVNAFRRTRVDRLEEGRHLGVI; the protein is encoded by the coding sequence ATGTCAGAGATGGGCGATCATGATACTTTGCTGCCGTTGCACTCGGCGACCAGCGTCTCTCGGTCGTACGGCACGTACGACTACGACGTTCACGAGTTTGACCGCCTGCGCAAAGAGGACATAGCCTACTCCGTAAGGCAGCGCTTCAGCAAGCGCTCGAACACGCTCATCACGGGTGGCGAGCACTTCGGTACTGGGATACAGGAGTCTCTCGAGGACATCTTCGCCCGCGCCAACGAGGCCATGCCGCTGTACGAAAAACTCGGCAGGGTGGAGGGCATCTCGAACACGCTGCACACGTCCCTGACGGGCGGCGTGGATGCCgccacggtggcggcgcgccgcgctTTCTTTGGCCGGAACGCGCTGCCCGAGGACCCGCCACTGACGTTTTGGGCGATCTACAAGGCCTCCTGGGAGGACAGCATGATCCGcctgctgacggtggcggccaTCGTGTCGCTCATCCTTGGGCTCACTGTGCCTGACCCCGGCCAGACGGAGGTGAACTACAAGACAGGCTGGATCGAGGGCTTTGCCATCGTCTGCTCTGTGGTCATTGTGACCACGGTGTCATCCGTGAACGACTATCGCAAGGAGCAGAAGTTCCACAAGCTGACGGAGGAGAACTCTGCGCAGCCGGTTCGcgtgcgccgtggcggcgaAGAGACCACGATTGATGTGACGGAGATCGTCGTGGGCGATGTTGTGGGCCTGTCACCTGGGCTTGTGGTGCCTGTGGACGGACTCTACGTGACGGGCATGAGCGTTGTGATCGACGAGAGCAGCGTGACGGGCGAGAACGACCCTAAGAAGAAGAGCGTGGACGCGCCGTTCATCCTGACGGGGACTGTGGTGAACACTGCGGAGAGCGCGTACATGCTGGCGTGCGCCGTGGGTGAGCGCTCATTCGGTGGAAAGCTGCTGATGGAGtcgtgcggcgctggcgcgcctcGCCCGACGCCACTGCAGGAGCGGCTCAACGAGCTTGCCGACCTCATCGGTCGCATCGGTCTCGGCTCCGCGATGCTGCTGTTCGCTCTGCTCTCCATGATGGAGGTGCTCCGCATGCTGCAGCACGAACCGGGAACGTCCTACCTCCACTTCCTCGACtactttcttctctgtgtcaCCATCATCGTGGTGGCCGTGCCGGAGGGTCTGCCTCTGGCCGTGACGATCGCGCTTGCCTACTCTCAGAGCAAGATGCACGATGACAACAACcaggtgcgccgcctgcgcgcgtgcgagaCGATGGGCAACGCGACGCAGATCTGCAGCGACAAGACGGGCACGCTGACGCAGAACCTGATGAGCGTGGTGCAGGGCTACGTTGGCATGCAGCACTTCATCGTGAAGCGTCCGGGCGACCTGCTGGAGCCGGTTCCGCTGTCTGACATGCGCGCGGCCTCTCTCCGCCGGCTGAGCGAGGGCATTGCGGTCAACAGCTCGAGCGAGAAGGTTGTGAGCACGACGGACAAGGAGGGCCACAGGGTTGCGCCGTACTGGCAGTGGGTGGCGGACAGGGGCAACAAGACGGACAACGCGCTGCTGGACTTCGTGGACCGCGTTGCGATGACGGAGGCGGACGCATGCGACATGAAGTCGCGGCCGCACCAGCGGACCCGCAAGGCGTGCCAGCAGCGCGGGTTCACGATCTTCCCGTTCACGAGCGACCGGAAGCGGATGAGCGCTGTTGTGCGGCAGGAGGACgggacgctgctgcaccacgtgAAGGGCGGGTCTGACCGCATTCTGCCGCTGTGCGACCGGTACGTGAACGAGACGGGCGACGAGGTGCCCATGACGGACGAGGCGTGCGAGCGCATCGCGCAGCAGGTGAAGAAGCTGGCGGACATGGGGAACCGGACCATCGGTGTCGCGTACGCGGTGCTTAGCGGCACCGAGCTTCCCGAGGATGAGCCGACCGAGGCGCTGGTGTGGCTGTCCCTGCTCGGCATCCAGGACCCGCTGCGgccggaggtggcggatGCCGTGATGAAGTGCCAGGCGGCCGGCGTGAcggtgcgcatgtgcaccgGCGACAATATCGATACGGCCGTGGCTATCTCGCGCCAATGCGGCATCTTCAATCCATACTACGGCGATCTTGCGATGACTGGCCAGGACTTCCGCAACCTTGTGTACGACGCGtacggcgacgaggagcgcATGGCGAAGTTCTGGCCCGTACTGGACCACATGACGGTGATGGCGCGCTCGCAGCCGTTGGACAAGCAGCTTCTTGTGCTGATGCTGATGACGCGCGGCGAGGTTGTTGCCGTGACTGGCGACGGCACGAACGatgcgcctgcgctgcgccttgcGAACGTTGGCTTTGTGATGCGGAGCGGGACGGACATCGCGGTGAAGTCTGCGGACATTGTGCTGCTGGACGACAACTTCCGCTCTGTACAGCGAGCTGTTGTGTGGGGGCGGTGCGTGAACGACAACATCCGGAAGTTCCTGCAACTGCAGCTGACGGTGAACTACGTGTCCGTAGCGCTGACGTTCATCGGGTCGCTCATGGCGGGTGGCCGCTCCTCGCCGCTGACAACGGTGCAGCTACTGTGGGTGAACCTGATCATGGACACGCTGGCTGCCTTGGCGCTTGCGACGGAGGAGCCGAGCGAGGAGTGTCTGAAGCGGCAGCCCATTCACCGCaaggcgccgctggtgtcgcGCCGCATGCACATGACCATATTTATGGCAGCAGCGTACATGTTGGGCCTTACGCTCAGCATGCAGGCGTACGGCAATGTGTTATTCAAGGCAGGTCCACTCGGCGGCATTGAGCACAGCACGATCGTCTTCAATGTGTTTGTGTTGTGCACGTTGTTTCACATGTTCAACTGCCGCAAGCTGTACGAGGAGTTTAACGTGCTGGAGGGCCTGTTGTCTCGCTCACCTCTCTTCATTGGTGTCATTACGTTCTGCTTCGCCTTTCAGGTGGTGGCCGTGCAAGTGTTCGGTGACTTTATGAAGGTCACGTCACTGCGATCGGAGGAGTGGCTCGGCTGCGTGATCGTCGCCATTGGTGTCCTCGTTGTCGGCTTTATATCTCGTTTAATTCCCGTTTGCGAGCCCTCCTTCGAGAAGACGTTTGATGGAAGTATGCTCGATGAGGACGCCAAGGCGGTACTGGCAAGGGTCGACAGCGCCGTTACCAAGGCGCAGGCGACGACTGAGGAGTACAAGGAGGGTATCTACCTCGATAAGGCGCGTAGGCttcgtgcgcgtgcgctgtggAATGAggcgcgccaccaccatctcCACGTGAGCCGCATCGTCAACGCGTTCCGTCGCACAAGGGTGGATAGattggaggaggggaggcacTTAGGCGTCATTTAA
- a CDS encoding hypothetical protein (TriTrypDB/GeneDB-style sysID: LpmP.07.0710), with product MFVRIRGKGACPENSQAAAMSIRGFRHTHSPPPLDSHYSVLLLSPSLTSTSTDAATKTDKPAGPPTTAAEPFRFALFPVGIQAATPAAAQAQYMSLSMAAISSAKANDGATTTAPLSPPVTLDSEANRMLWKETWNLYDILYDEVPLLPWIETTDDGVAAALVETVERELCKLALSDVASPMTTELHSLTSLADKTDGFKLASACTGSRQVVVCAHYYSSAPLSENLFHGVEGRRASNAAEPRLVASPVSMEGPVVVLDLADLPAAQAGGKAMVNIAWYTSFAAMQPDSALLRCRAVVVRLPYTSVPTYTQACRHCALSTSSADAAPTMADAFREAVDFIGEHVAAVYQGMVLALQTASPELAAKCTGAPPVVVIGSTPAALSSCLGFLLETPVASTTEKFNRANVVVIYGDHLGPMDTGSAGASDTHSAVEARSAHMVGQYKSIGGTCGFPVDFEMVLVPLKALLDGGEEPWDEYTLRERARLNFCPCCGDCSNNNNKGCSNKHDHGLGHCGSH from the coding sequence atGTTTGTCCGCATTCGGGGCAAGGGCGCCTGCCCAGAGAACtcgcaggcggcagcgatgagCATTCGCGGCTTccgacacacgcacagcccGCCGCCCTTGGATTCGCATTATTcagtgctgctcctctcaccGAGCTTGACGTCCACGTCCACGGATGCGGCGACGAAGACAGACAAGCCTGCTGGACCACCAACTACAGCAGCGGAGCCATTCCGCTTTGCACTTTTTCCAGTTGGTATTCAGGCAGCAacccctgctgcggcgcaggcacAGTACATGAGCCTATCGATGGCAGCGATTTCCTCTGCCAAGGCAAACGACGGCGCCACAACTACTGCCCCGCTGTCGCCTCCGGTGACCCTCGACAGCGAGGCAAACCGCATGCTGTGGAAGGAGACGTGGAACTTATATGACATTCTCTACGACGAGGTGCCGCTCTTGCCCTGGATCGAGACGACCGACGatggggtggcggcggctttgGTGGAGACGGTGGAGCGGGAGCTTTGCAAACTCGCTTTGTCCGACGTGGCGTCGCCAATGACGACAGAGTTGCACTCGTTGACATCGTTGGCGGACAAGACGGACGGCTTCAAGCTCGCCTCCGCTTGCACGGGCAGCCGtcaggtggtggtgtgcgcacACTACTactcctctgcccccctGTCGGAGAATTTGTTTCACGGCGTTGAGGGGCGCCGCGCCTCCAACGCAGCGGAGCCGAGATTGGTAGCCTCGCCCGTGTCGATGGAGGGGCCTGTGGTGGTTCTGGATCTCGCCGACTTACCGGCTGCACAGGCCGGCGGCAAGGCGATGGTGAATATTGCCTGGTACACCTCGTTTGCAGCGATGCAGCCCGACAgtgcgctgctccgctgccgcgctgtcgTGGTGCGCCTCCCCTACACGTCGGTTCCGACGTACACGCAGGCTTGCAGGCACTGCGCCTTGTCGACTTCGTCTGCAGACGCGGCACCGACCATGGCGGATGCTTTCCGCGAAGCGGTCGATTTCATCGGCGAGCACGTGGCCGCTGTCTATCAAGGGATGGTGCTGGCGTTGCAGACCGCATCTCCTGAGTTGGCAGCGAAGTGCACAGGGGCACCACCAGTGGTGGTGATTGGTAGCACGCCGGCGGCGCTCAGTAGCTGTCTTGGCTTTCTGCTTGAAACTCCTGTTGCATCGACTACGGAGAAGTTCAATCGTGCCAACGTCGTTGTTATCTACGGCGATCATCTCGGCCCGATGGATAcgggcagcgctggcgccagCGACACGCACAGTGCCGTTGAGGCCCGCAGTGCACACATGGTGGGGCAATACAAGTCCATTGGGGGTACTTGCGGCTTCCCGGTAGATTTTGAAatggtgctggtgccgctgaAGGCGTTGCTCGATGGCGGGGAGGAGCCATGGGACGAGTACACGCTGCGGGAGCGAGCTCGACTGAACTTTTGCCCGTGCTGTGGCGACTGCAgtaacaacaacaacaaaggcTGTTCCAACAAGCATGACCATGGACTCGGTCATTGCGGTAGCCAttag
- a CDS encoding hypothetical protein (TriTrypDB/GeneDB-style sysID: LpmP.07.0690), with amino-acid sequence MYAGFPRLNVTEAQEAVDLDFELANEKGCVKATELLVPKVVNLSFPAVCALLYNARTATSSRNIFGSVIGLQLQDVVEVTDVKINPSIDIEEDDRMTEEERMERVRKERKLLDVDKAIFENMYNQENLDTNVIGQFVISSARFNPFSTRTMRKLQELHRESLPAILLTYDPFRTGLLGRPHIRAYTPTAAYYKYDSLVSTERGYQRRRSLAQYAKESGVTKEGVLHEIPVKLEVDAFHRLNLMNLQPTSIGDSFKAIQSMAVSNYMEALLSSIRNNTDQLKQKLDYEGNIKDNGNVPVGQDAETMLLMKHVRDQTDHLDALCDSTLLYSSMLRDL; translated from the coding sequence ATGTACGCCGGCTTTCCCAGGCTCAACGTGacggaggcgcaggaggccgTCGATCTCGACTTCGAGCTGGCGAACGAGAAGGGCTGCGTGAAAGCAACCGAGCTCCTGGTGCCCAAGGTGGTGAACTTGTCATTCCCTGccgtgtgcgcgctgctctACAACGCACGCACCGCGACGAGCAGCCGCAACATCTTCGGCAGCGTCATCGGCCTCCAGCTGCAGGACGTTGTCGAGGTGACGGACGTCAAGATTAACCCGTCCATCGACATTGAGGAGGATGACCGCAtgaccgaggaggagcgcatggAGCGGGTGCGCAAGGAGCGTAAGCTGCTGGACGTCGACAAGGCAATCTTCGAGAATATGTACAATCAAGAGAACCTCGACACGAACGTCATTGGCCAGTTTGTCATCTCCAGCGCCCGCTTCAACCCCTTTTCCACGCGCACGATGCgcaagctgcaggagctgcacagGGAGAGCCTGCCAGCGATTCTTCTGACGTACGATCCCTTCCGCACAGGCCTGCTAGGCCGCCCCCACATCCGCGCCTACACGCCGACGGCGGCCTATTACAAGTATGACTCGCTTGTGTCGACCGAGCGCGGCTACCAGCGTCGCCGTAGCCTGGCGCAGTACGCCAAGGAGAGTGGGGTCACCAAGGAGGGTGTGCTCCACGAGATTCCGGTGAAGTTGGAGGTGGACGCCTTCCACAGGCTGAACTTGATGAACCTGCAACCGACTTCAATCGGCGATTCCTTCAAGGCCATACAGAGTATGGCAGTGAGCAACTACATGGAGGCGCTGCTTAGCTCGATCCGTAACAACACGGATCAGCTGAAGCAGAAACTTGATTACGAAGGTAATATTAAGGATAACGGCAACGTGCCCGTCGGTCAGGATGCGGAAACGATGCTGCTCATGAAGCACGTGCGTGACCAGACGGACCACCTGGATGCGCTCTGCGATAGCACCCTGCTCTACTCCTCGATGCTACGTGATCTGTAG